From one Anopheles cruzii chromosome 3, idAnoCruzAS_RS32_06, whole genome shotgun sequence genomic stretch:
- the LOC128270911 gene encoding uncharacterized protein LOC128270911, whose protein sequence is MVALHGKFELFEQSLGKQLIDMDLRVRKYNRTESTLNGTIFIRQTVDDTLILNTDVFFSALGNQQFQHLPMHLPTSGFCQFMNHLHEEYPNVIKDIAHITEAEECPVSERAMIIIDKSFPSEVLPPKLTKGLWKMVVTGTIDSEEVLKYYLVARLFEDNYF, encoded by the exons ATGGTGGCTCTGCATGGCAAGTTTGAGCTGTTTGAGCAATCTCTCGGCAAGCAGCTGATCGACATGGATCTTCGCGTTCGCAAGTACAACCGCACCGAGTCAACGTTGAATGGTACCATCTTCATACGGCAAACGGTGGATGATACCCTGATA CTGAACACGGATGTGTTTTTCAGTGCGCTTGGCAATCAGCAGTTTCAGCACCTACCGATGCACCTTCCAACGTCCGGTTTCTGTCAGTTTATGAACCATTTGCACGAGGAATACCCGAACGTCATCAAGGACATTGCCCACATTACGGAAGCGGAAGAGTGTCCCGTGTCCGAGCGTGCCATGATCATCATCGATAAATCGTTCCCATCTGAAGTGCTGCCACCCAAGCTGACCAAGGGTCTGTGGAAAATGGTCGTTACCGGGACAATCGATAGCGAGGAAGTGCTGAAGTACTACTTGGTTGCGCGTCTGTTCGaagataattatttttaa